AGGCGTTCTGTCGCATTCGGAGTTTCGTGTCAACCCTTCACAAGCAGGGCCTATCCGTTTGGGACGGTTTAGTGGATGTTTTTCGCGGTGTCCTACCCAAACTCGATTTCTCGTGCTGAGCAGTTACTAAAAAACCGTACCTTTGCTTAAGATGTCCCGCAGTGTAGCGGGGCTTTTTCGTTTTCTGCCGCCAGGCCAACCCCCAGAAATGGAGGACGGTCAGGCGGCTTTTTTATTGGTGGTGGTTTCCTTGAGTGATGAATAGCATCTAGCCCGCGCTTTTGCGCGGGCTGTCTTGTCGAGCGTTTCACAATTCAGCGTGTGGGTGAAGCGTCGGCATGTATTACCCCACACGCGAAGGAGAAACCTCCATGACCGTAAATAATGACGCGCCCCGCCTGACCTTTCAGCCTGAAGAAGTAGCGCCCATGCTGGGCATTGGGCGTGGCAGTATCTACCAATTGATCCGCGCCAGGCAAATCAGGAGCATTCGAGTAGGGCGGAAAATCCTTATTCCCCGTTCTGCCATTGACGAGTTCCTGAACGGCCAGCAGGAGGCCAAATAATGAACCGCCCTGAGCAAGAGGGCGGCGCGGCAACTGCCAGCAGTATACCGGACGTGCTGGGCCTGAAGCACGCCGATGGAAGCCCCCAGACCCGTGAAAGTTGCCTGTTCTGGGCAAACGAGGCGGCCCGTGTGTACGCCCTGCGTAGCCAGGAGCGTGAAGGACTGCTGTGCAATTTCGACGGTGATCCCGTCGAGGCTCAAATGCTGGCCGAAATTGAGCAGGAAATGCGTGAAATGCACGCCGTTCAAGATGTGTGGCAGGCAAAAGTCAAGCTCTTTGACGTGCTGGCCGAGCAGGTGAACAAATGAAGCGCGGTGAACTGCTGGACGGGGTAAACCTCGTTTACCTGATCGCGCAGGAGTGCGGCCCTGATGCCGTGCGCGGCCTGAACCCGCAGCGCGGCGGGGTGATCTGCGACCCGTGCCCCGGCCATGAAGAACAGAACCCCAGTTTCAGCGTGTACCGCAAGGGGAACCGCTGGCGCTGGAAACGTCATGGAGGGGATGACGCAGGCGGGGACGCTTACGGCTTCCTTCTCCGCATGGGGTACGCCCCTGAAGCCGCCTGGGAGAACCTGGCACGCTTCCAGGGCGTGACGGTGCCCGCGTGGGAGTCCAGTCCGCAGACCCCCCGCTTTGCCCCTGATCCCCTTCAGGAAGCCCGCTGGACGCTGGAGAAGTGCAGCCCGCTCACCCCGGCGGAAATGGAGAAGGTGGCCCGGCTGACCTTGCCACTTTCCAGCGTGGCAGCGCGTGACCTTCAGCGGCGCGGCCTGCTGAACTGGGATGGATTGGAAGTGCTGACGCTGGCTAGCAACTTTCGCACCCGTGACGGGAAGCTGCTGGCCCGTGCCGGTTCCCCTGTCCTGCTGATCCGTGGCCCTGACGGGCAGGTATGGGGCGTGAAAGTGCGGAACCTGGGCAGCAAGGACGCCCTGGAAGCTCAGAAAATGCAGCGATACGTGTACCGTGTTGCCGGGCACGGTGCCCCGGCATGGTGCAGCCCGGATTACGGCCACGGTGACGCCGTGCTGATCGTCGAGGGGGAACTGAACGGCGCGGCGGCCAGCCGGGCATTCAGTGAGGCGGGGCTGAAGGTGGACGTGCAAGGGCTGGCCGGTGCCGGTGGAACCCCGTTCCTTCATGGCCTTCATGGGAAGCCCGTATTCCTGTACGCCGATCCTGACCCCGCCGGGGTGGCCTGCGTTGATCGTGTCGGCCAGGTGACCCGCAGTGCTGGTGCCCGTGAAGTGAAGGTGCTTCTTTCAGAATCTGAGGACTTCTGCGACCTGCTAGGCCGCCTGGGCGTGTCCACTTTCGCGGGCATTCTGGCGCACCGTATGGAGGCAGCGGAACCCTGG
This genomic interval from Deinococcus fonticola contains the following:
- a CDS encoding helix-turn-helix domain-containing protein; this translates as MTVNNDAPRLTFQPEEVAPMLGIGRGSIYQLIRARQIRSIRVGRKILIPRSAIDEFLNGQQEAK